The DNA window CCATGATGCCCGCTGCCTTGGTGACACCGAACAGCGCGAGCCAGCATTGATACTGGGCGGGAATCGCGTTCCACGCCGTCATTGCGTGTTCGATGAGCGGCTGGACGGCAAACTCATTCGTAGCCAGCACCAAGCCCAGGCGACCAAGAAAGCCCGCCACCATGAGCAGGCCCTTGACCGCGAGAAAGCGCATGATCCAAGGACCAATAATGGCCAGCAGTTCGGCGATAACAACGGGCATACGTCAGCTCCCCAGCTGGAAGGCAACCCACAAGTAGGCGCAAGCCACCATCAACCAACCGATGAATGCGGCGACCGACCAGAACCCGGCAGGAAACTGGATGCTCTTGCCACCGATGGTCAGCGCAACCGGACACTGACCACCCGAGTTCCCGCCGAACAGATTGGGATTGAAGTCGCTGTTGTCGAACTCGTGGAAGATGGCGTTCGGGTCGACGTTGCCATGGCCGTCATCGGTGCCCAAGTTGCGCAAGGCATCGACCTCGGCCTGCTTCAACGCGGTCATGTGATCTTTGATACCGGTCTCGCCGCTACCGCCACCACCGCCGTCAAGGTTCAACTTTTCAAGCGCGCAAGTAGACCGCCACTGCATCAGCAGCTGGCTGTATTCCAAGGCGTCGCAATTGTCGCCAGTGCATACCGGCATCGCCGCGCAACCGCCGCCGGAAATGTTGACGCGCCGACGCGTATTGCAGTCGATTCGCCATTGAATCTTTACTTGAATGCAGGCAATCGCACTGCCTGAGCATGACGGGGGCGCGTTGCAGCTATCTCCGCCTGACGCCGTCTCCTTGTCAGGATCGTTATCCGGATTGTCGTCGTCTTCGTCTGCCTTTCCGTCACCATCAGAGTCCTTTCCGCAGGTGCCATTCTCTCTGGGGGCCTCTCCCGCTGCACACTGCCCTTCGCCCGGCAGACAAGAACCTTGCGGACTCTTAATTTGCCCAGCAGGACAGGTGTCGCTGGCTTCCTCGCATTGCCCTTGCTGATTTACCTTCATGCCCGCCGGACACGCATTGCCACATGCACCGGTCACCGCATCTTTGACCTGGCCTTCTTCGCACACAACTTCCGGAGTTTCGCAGGCTTGAATGTAGGCGTTCCAGTACGACCCACCGCCCAGCGCCCCGCAATCTTCCTGTAGTTCGGGCGTCGTGCACACACCGGCCGCGCCGTGATTGAAGCTGCCTGTAAACGTCCCATCCGAGTTGGCGTGCCACTTTTGCGTGCAGCCATCGGTGCACGTAAACGACCCGTTACGAATTTTTCCTACCGCCGTCGACGTTGGCGGCGAGCCCGTGTAGCTGGGCTTAGCCGAACAGGTCTGCGCTGCTGGATAGCGATGGTTGCGACCGCCCAGGGTGCCGTAAAGAGCGCACGCGCCCCAGACAAGCGAATTCTTGTTTTGCACTTCACACACATAGCCCGGAAGGCTGCTGATGTTGGGATTGAAGGTGCAACGGTACTGCGCCCAAACAGTAGGTGCGCCTGCCATGTTCGCCGCGCCGCCAGCGTTACAGCCCGCGTATGCAGCGCCCTGATTCGGATAGGTGGCCTGGGCGTGTGCCTTTCCCAAACCCATCCATGCCAGCAGTAGCGCCACGAGCACGTAGGCCACGCGGCGCGCAATAGCATTGGCAAGGATGCGCTTGAAATCCATCAGTCCCAGTCGCCTGCAATGATGTACGAGGCCATGACCCACCACAGCAGGCACAGCGTCCCAAACAGTTGGTCGAAGTCAGTTCCCATAGGAAGAAAGCGGGGTGCCCTACCCCCGCTACGTGACTCAGGTCTTCGGCTTCAGCAGGCCGGTGGCGCGCAGCGTCCACAGGACTACGATGAAGGCGATGGTCGCCGCGACGGCTTCGGCACCGTACTCATCGAACAGGCCGGTGATGGTCGACAGCGCACCGCTGCCACCGCCACCGCCGGCAAAGGCCATCGGGGCGAGGGCCATGGCGGTCAGGCCAGCGACCAGGGCGGATACACGGGACTTGGACTTCGTGACGAGATGACGCATGGGATTGCTCCTTACAAGTTGCGTTGGGGTTTGAGCAGCCGCTTGGCAGCGACCACCGAGAACAGGCTGGCGAAAAATGCGATCCCGACGACGTTGGCCTGCTCAACGGTCGGGAGGACGTTCACCCACGTCGACTGCTCCACCCACGCCTGCGCCAAGCAGGTTTGCGTGGACGAATCAAAATCGACGCAGGTGAGAACCTTGGGCATCGCTTAGGCCGCGCGCTTGGGCGCTTCGGCCACCGGCACGAGCGTCATGCGCCGGGCCAGCTCGGGGCCATAACGACCGGGAATCACATCAGCTTCCACATCCCAGTCGTACACGCCGCTCTGCTTGTACGCCTGCTGCGGGCTGTCGATTTCCACTTCCAGCTGCACGCGCATCTGCTTGGTTTCCAGTTCCGCGTTCTGGTAATGAACCTGCTTCTGGCCAGCCTTCGTGGTGACGTAACGGCTTTGCGGTTCGCTCTTGATCGTGACTTTCGCGCTCATGGTCTTTTCTCTCTTCGGTTGGTTGGTTGGCAAATTTCGGGCGGTACTGTGGGGTCAAGCTATGTCCCCCCTTACCCCCCATGACGGCGGCGCGGATGGATGCTTGTTTGACCCCTACGCGATGCTTGCATCAGTCCGCCGGGTGCTACGGGTGGTGCTGGTTCGGCTGTAGCAGGCCGTCTTGCTCGGGTCGGGCGGTGTAGTCGATGGGCGGTGGCAACCACGCGCCGAAGTTCTTGCTGAAATCGACTTCCCCGCCTTTGGTTACGTACTTCGACACGTAGCCGGTGATGTCGGCCTGGCTGCGTGGTGCTTCGATGCGGTTGCGGCCAAACTCGCGGTACCAGAACTCGTGCCACTCGTAGCGGCTGGCCAGCTTGTTGAGGTCATCGGTCGCCGCTGCGGCCACGGCGTGGAAATGCAGGCGCCCGTCCTTGTGGAACTCCTGTCCCCTTGCCCACTGGACGCCGCCATGCCAGCGCGTTGACCACTTGGGGCCGTAGATTTCGCGGTTGAGGCAACTGACGAAGTACCGAAATGCCTTGTCGGCTGCTTCGCCGTGCATGCCGCCGTTGCGACCCGATTTGCTAATGCGAAACGTGAGCGTCCAAAACTGTTGCCAGGGGACCCGCCGTAGGAGGTCCGCATAGCCCGCCGCGTGTAAATCAGGAGGCCGCAATTCCTGCAGGTGGTCAGGTCCGTGGCCTGTGCATCCCGCAGTGTCACCAGAGACCCGCCACAGTGGGCGCACGGGCTGTTCGCGTGTCGATTCATGGCTCATCGCCCTGCCCCGAGCCAATCAGCCTGATGCGTTCCTCAATCAGCTGGTCGTATTCGCGGCGTTCGTCGTCGGTCTGTGCGCTTCGGCGTGCTTCTGTCAGTTCGTGCAGCTTCATGAGGTTCGACCCCCACGGGTCGTCGCAGGGATACTCATCCATGCGCCCTCCCCTGCCACAGCTTTTCCAGTCGGTCGGACTCATCAATCAACACAGCGCGGATGCCGCGCCAGACGGTGACTTCCTGATCCGGTATGAAAAGGTCGAGGTTGCCGCCACGACTTAGGACGCGGCTCAAATCGCGCATCTTGTCGTTGGCTTGTCCGATTAGCCGCTCTACTACGACGTAGCGGGCCTCGATTTGCGTGAGCGTGCGCAGGGTCATTGGATGTCCTCCGCAACGCGAATGCGTTGAGCCGCGTCGTGGGCTTCCTGCCGCAAGCGCTCTGCAAGTGCTTGCTCGGCGCGCTCCTGACCGACGTGTTCAAACTGATTGAAGAAGCGGAAGCGCTTCCGATTCTGCGTATAGCGGTCGAAACGACTCACCAACACGACCGCCCAGCCGAAAACGAAGCACACGATGATCGCCACCATGGCGAATTGCTGGAAACTCAAGACCGTTTCCCCACCCCATACGGTGATCGGCATGAGAACGACTCGGGCGCAGATGGAAGCGGATGTCCGCATCGCTCGGCTGGAAGCCCAGGTCGAGGCCTTGGAGTTCCTTTTGCTCGGGGTACTCACCGGGTCGCGTCGAGATGACTCGATGCAGCGCGGGATTGCTGCCGCCTCGATCTTGCTGACGGAACTCACGGAAGCACCTGATGAGCTGCGCAATGCCATTCACCGACAGCGCGTGCGCGACTATTTCGCGGATATTGCTTACGCGGTGTGGCTGGAAGACCCGCCGCCGGATTCCCCGCGGCACTAAGGCCCGTTGGATTCGCCATGCCCCTATCCCCTGCCCTAGCGCCCTAGAGGTCCCCTGCCCCGGCCTAGGGCGACCGGGGAGGGGGTGGCTGGCGAACCAGCCGTGTTCGGAACATTCCGAACTGTTCGGAGTTAACCTGACACCGAACATGGTTGTCAAGGACTTTCCGAACATGAGCATCGTTGCGACGCTTCTGGACAAAGCACGGGCCCGAAGAGGGATTCCCACCGACATGGCTCTCGCCGAACGGTTAGGGCGCTCGCGAGCAGTCGTGAGCGAATGGAGAGCGGGTAAGAGCTACCCTGATGAAGACCTGATCGTCGCCCTGGCAGAGCTTGCGGGTGACGACCCCGGTGAATGGCTACTGGCCATCAAGGCGATTCGGACTGAGGGTAAAGCCGGCAAAGTATGGGCTTCTTTAGCCAAGCGGCTCGCTACTGCTTCCGCAGTCTTGTTATGCGCAATCGGGCTGGCTGTGGGAACTCCTGCGCAAGCCGCTCCGGTGCGCAGCACGAGCGCAACAGATGCACAAGGAATGCAGATTATGTCGCTAGGGAATGCAGCTTATGTACCCAAAGAAGCGCAGGGGCCGAAGCCCCGTATAGCCCTGGAACCTTGCTGGAGCCTTCTCTACCGACGACCCACCGTCTGAGAGCACGGGACTGGACGACGCCTGCTCAGGCCGCAAACAATGCAGTCACCAGGAAGGAATCGACACACTGGAAACGTTGCCTCAACCGTTGAACAAGTCGAAGGGTAACGCTCATGGAAAAAGCAGGATGGCAGGTCACTGCATTCGCTCTGGGGTTGGCTTGCATCGGCCTCACCGTAGGACTTGCCGCCAACAAGTCCGCTTTGAAGGAAACCGAACGTCAACTTGAGAACACCAGGAACGCACGGCAGCACCCAACGCAACACAGCGAAACAACGAACTGCGCCACTGAGTTAGCTCCTGAAGCAAATCCTCAGACCTCATGCGTCAGTGGATACAAGCTGATTGACGAACCCAAGGGACTGGAACCCATCATCAAGGATGGTCAGATCGAGAAATGCTCCTGATCTATCTGTTCCCGCTTATCCACCCTGACACCGCTGCCAACCGCCATCTGGTGCATGAACCTGTTCCCAGCCGTTCGACAAGCGCTTGAAGGCCTGCCCGCCAACGCATGCATAACCGAGCTGCTTCGCTTCGGGAGCCCCAAGGCCAGGCAGCACGATGACGCTCGATGAAGGTGCCGGTCGCCCGGCCCGCCGGGCTTCGTTCTGAAGCGTCATGTTCTCGATGCTGTTGCAGTAACCCATCATCATGGGGTGCGGATGACGGCGATACTGATCGCAATTGAACGGCGTCGTGTCCTTTGCCGTGGAGTTGTACGCGGCACGAGGGGCGGCCGGCGGAGGCGGTGCCGGCTTCCCCTTGGCAGTTCGTACCTGCGCAAATACAGGTATGGCCACGCAGAGGGTCAATAGCAGTCCGCAAAGAATCCTTCCCATGAAGCTCCTCCCGTCCTTTCAGGAAGAGCTTACCTCACGCCTGGCCCGTCGCTTGGGGCGACGGAACCTTACTCTGCCTGCCCTGCTCCCAGCAGCTCGATTTCAGCCAAGGAGAACTGATCTCCCTTGCTCGCAGCAGTCACCGTCAGCCGGTAGTGGCGATAACTTCCCGGCGTCCTGAGCTGGAACGGTCGGGTGTAGTGCGCCCATTCAAAGGTCTCGCCGGAGCGCCGATCCAGTTCCTTCCAGGTCGTGCCGTCACTCGAACCTTCGAGCACCCAGCCTGTCGGGTAACCACCCTGGGTACCGGATGTGAGCGTGTAGTAGCGGACCTTGGCGCCTGAATTCTGCTTGAGCTCATACGCGATCGATACCGGCGTCGAAGCCGGGAAAAGCGCTTCCGTCAGCGAGTTGTCATCGAAGAGTTGGGCGCAGGTATCGCCACCTTTCACATTGCAACTGCCACGACCTGTTGCCGTGACATCCGCCAGAGCAGCGGGACGCGAATCGCCCTGCGTCAGCGAGGGTGGCAATGCCGCCTCGTCACTGCCCCACTTCGCCGGTTGCGGCGACATCGTGAACTCGATCTGGCCGCCTTGCGCCAATAAACGGTGCGGAATGACCGTGCGATTCCAGGCCTTTCCATTGACGGTGACGCCAGCGACGTAGACATTCTTCGCGCTGTTCTGCGGCGCGTTGATCACCAGCGTCTTGCCGCCTTCCAGGTGCAGCGTGGCGCGGGTGAACAGCGGCGAGCCAATCGCCAGGTTCTCACTGCCCATCTGCAGCGGATAGAAACCCATCGCCGACAACAGCCACCACGCCGAAGATTCACCATTGTCTTCGTCGCCCGGATAGCCCTGGCCAATCTCCGAGCCGATGTACATCCGCGCCAGCGTCTCGCGCACGATTTCCTGGGTGCGCCAGGGCTGTCCGGCATACAGGTACATCCACGGCACATGGTGGGCGACCTGGTTCGAGAACCCCCACTGCCCCATGCGCACGTCGCGCGCTTCGACCATCTCGTGGATCACGCCACCGTAGGAACCCGGGAAGCCCGCGGTTTCCGGAGACGCGAAGTATTCGTCCAGCTTGCGCGCCAACCCTTGTCGACCACCGTACAGGCTTGCCAGACCCTGGCCATCGTGCGGCACCAGGAAGGCGAAGCCCCAGCCATTGGTTTCGGTGTAATCGTGTTCGTGGCCCCACACACGCGGGTCGTAGTCGCCAGGCGCTGACTTCCATGCGCCATTGGCGGCGCGTCCCTGGAAGAAGCCAATGCCGGGATCAAACATCCGCACATAGTTCAGCGCCCGATCGCGGTAGTACGCGCTCTCTTCGCGCAGACGCTCGGGCGGAAGAATCGGCTTGGGAGCCTTGGCCATGGCAGCGAGCATGTTGCTGATGCCGTAGTCATTGATGTATCCCTCCAGCGCCCAGGACAGGCCCTCCCCTACCGAGCTTGGGGTGTAACCGATGAAAGGCGCTTCCTGCATGCCCTTGCGGCCGACGTGTTCGTCCGGCGGCAGCACCGCGGCGTTCTTGATCGCCGCCGCATAGAGTCCGGCGGCGTCCAGGCCCGGTACGCCCTTGACCCAGGCGTCGGCAAAGGCCACGTCCGAGCTGGTTCCGGTCATGAGGTTCGCATAGCCGGGCGATGACCAACGCGGTACCCAGCCACCATCGCGATAGTGCTGGATGAAGCCGTTGACCATTTCACCTGCATGCTCCGGCGCGAACAAGGCATGTGCCGCCCATGCCGTGCGATAGGTGTCCCAGAACCCGTTGTTGACGTAGACCTTGCCGTCCGCGATCACGGCGCCCGTCTGCGTGGCCGTGCTGCTGGCCGCAATCTCCTTGCCAGCGTCGGACTGCACCGCGTGGCGCCATACCGGCGCGCTGTTGCTGCCGACATTTTCGTGCGCCGAGTTCGGATACAGGAACAGGCGGTACAGATTGGAATACAGCGTGGTCAGCTGGTCCTCGCTAGCGCCCTCCACTTCCAACACGCGCAGCTTCTGGTCCCACGCCTGCTGTGCGCGTTCGCGAACGTCGTCGAAGCTGTCGGTCTTTGCGATCTCCAGATCCAGGTTGTGCCGGGCCTGCTCGATGCTGATCAGCGAGGTGGCGATGCGCATGCTGACGCTGCGCTGTGCGCCGGCGTCGAAGCGGTAGTAGCCGGCTACGTTGCGGCGCGTGGGCGCAGCTTTCTGCCCGTCGTTCGCCATCAGCTTGCCTGAGGCGATGACCGGCCGGTCGAACCTGGCATAGACGAACATCCGGCTTGCGCCATTGGACAAGCCGCTGCGGGTGTCGGTGTAGCCGGTGAGCTCGCCGGTCTCCGGCGAGAGGGTCAGGCCGCCGCGATCGTCGACATTGTCGAAAACGAGGCTGGCATCGTCACCGGGAAAAGCGAAGCGCAGGATGGCCGCATGGTCGGTCGGTGCGACCTCGGCCACGATGCCGTTGTCGAAACGGACTCGGTAATGATGCGGCCGCGCGATTTCGTTCTCGTGGGTGAAGGTCAATGCGCGCTCGGCACGGTGGATGGGAGGCACGCCCTTCGCCATCGAGGGCATGACCTGGAAGGTCTGCCGATCGCCCATCCAAGGGCTGGTCTCGTGGGTCAGCGTCAGGGCTTCCAGGCGTGGCCGGTTCTGGGCGTCATTGCGCTTGGCGTACTCGTAGAACCAGCTCAGCGAACCGGCATCGGTCATCGGCGCCCAGAAGTTGAAACCATGCGGCATGGCCGTGGCCGGGATGTTGTTGCCGCGCGAGAAGCTGCCGCTGGAATTGGTGCCACGCGTGGTCAGTACGCGATCGCTGGGGCGCAGGTCGGACGTGGGCGGCGACGATTCGCCGATGTGGATGTCATCCACCCACCCGCCGAATCCTTTCGCAGCCGCAGGACCGTCATGGGAAAGCAGGATGCGCTTGATGGTTTTGCCCGCAGCGACGGCGCCGAACTGCGATGCTTTCTGGTTCCACTGCTGCGTATAGAGCGACTTCGACTCGCCCTGCCCTCGCGGCGAAAGCAGGAAACCCTGCTGGTCCAGCGCACCCAGGTCCGAGAGACGGCTTCCATCGTCGAACTCCAGGTCAACGGCGGTCCAGGTACTCGGATAGGCCAGGTCATCCTGGATGAAGCGCGGGAAGATTCGATAACTGAGCTCGGTGCTGGGCGTGACCGGAATGTTCACCGCAAACAGCACCTGGCGGGCGCTGCCGGCGGCGGCGCGTGGCTGGCCATCGTATTGAAGCGAGTGCACGCCGGTGAAGCCGACGTGCGTGCGCGCGGTGTAAGCCTCATCGGGGCCATCGGCGAGACGCACCCGCATCGAAGCGCCGCCGGCGCTTTCGCCCCGCTCGAGGGTGGGCTGCGGATCGCCGGCTTCGAACGAGCTATGGAATTGCCCGGCCGCGGCCACGGTCGGCGCCGGGCCAGCGGGTCGCGGCGTGCATGCCGCCAGGGACAGGACAGTCAGGGCGCTGCAGGTTGTGAGGAGCAGGCCGAACGGCTTTGATTTCGTGGTCACCGAAATTTCCCTTGAAAGTGTGTGGCGGTTCCGCCGTAGGTTTCGTTGAGCAGTTGGTCCACTTCCTGCAGCAGCGGCATGGCGGCGAAGGCGCCCTTGCGCGTCACCGCGAGCGCGCCGACCGAAGCCGCAAATCGCAGCGCTTGTTCGACGGCATCGCGATCGCTGATGAACCCAGTCAGGTGCGCCGCATCCACCCCTGTGCTGACCAGATGAAAGAGTAGCCCACCGACAAACGCGTCCCCTGCAGCGGTGGTATCGATCGCGTTGACGCGGGGAGTATGCAGTTCCCCTGCCCCGTCTGCGCCGTACCAGCGCAGCGGCAACGCACCATCGGTGACCACGACCCAACGAACGCCTGCCAGCATGAGCCTGCGCAGCACGGCCTGCTCGGTGGTTCCTTCGGCGAGATACTCGAGTTCGTTGCGCGCGAGCTTGACCACATCGGCGAGCTCCAGGGCTTGCCATAGCAACGGGCGCGGATCGACCTGTGCGTCCCACAACATCGGTCGCAGGTTGAGGTCCATGCTGACCAGCGCGCCGGCCTGGCGCGCGATCCGCATGCCATGCAAGGTGGCGCCCGCCGCCGGCTCGCCGGTCAAGCTGTTGGAACACACGTGGAGCGCGCCCGCGCCTGCGAAAAGCTCGGCCGGAAAATCCTCGGCACGGAACATCAGGTCGGCGGCGGGTGGTCGGTAGAAGCTGAAGCTGCGTTCGCCGTGGTGGTCCAGGGCGACGAAGGCCAATGCGGTAGGCGCGGCGTCGGTCTGCACAACGTTGGCGATGCCGACACCTGCCGTCTGCAGGCTCTCCAACAGGAAATTGCCGAACATGTCGGCTCCGAGCGCGCCCACAAACTGGGTCGGAACGCCTAGCCTGGCGGCCGCAACGGCGACGTTGGCCGGCGCGCCGCCGGCATGCTGGTGGAAGCTGCGTGGCGCGCCCGGTGTGGAAGTTGGTTCGGCGAAGAAATCAATCAGCGCCTCGCCAAAGCAAAAGAGGGTTCGCATATCGACTTCAGGCCTCGCCGCCGGCCCGCAGGGCGCCGTCATGGCCAAGCCGATCCCGGCGCAGGGCCTGTTCTGAAGTCTCGGATGCCACGCGGACGGTATGAGTTACATCGCAAAAGCGACTCGCCCTGCCCGGCCGGGTTTTGGGTTTTGGCATGGCTGCTTCCATTGCGTTCTCCTCGATGCGGATTTGAGCGGGCATCAGCCAGAGATTGACCAGCCACCCCTGTGGCCTGGGATTTGGACCGATCCAAATCCTAGGGCCAAAAAATGCGGAATCGTCACCGCGACTCCAGTTCGAGCGCGAC is part of the Pseudoxanthomonas indica genome and encodes:
- a CDS encoding DUF2523 family protein, which gives rise to MPVVIAELLAIIGPWIMRFLAVKGLLMVAGFLGRLGLVLATNEFAVQPLIEHAMTAWNAIPAQYQCWLALFGVTKAAGIMVSGLTLIAAKRVFFAKAPA
- a CDS encoding rolling circle replication-associated protein, which codes for MSHESTREQPVRPLWRVSGDTAGCTGHGPDHLQELRPPDLHAAGYADLLRRVPWQQFWTLTFRISKSGRNGGMHGEAADKAFRYFVSCLNREIYGPKWSTRWHGGVQWARGQEFHKDGRLHFHAVAAAATDDLNKLASRYEWHEFWYREFGRNRIEAPRSQADITGYVSKYVTKGGEVDFSKNFGAWLPPPIDYTARPEQDGLLQPNQHHP
- a CDS encoding DUF3693 domain-containing protein; protein product: MVVKDFPNMSIVATLLDKARARRGIPTDMALAERLGRSRAVVSEWRAGKSYPDEDLIVALAELAGDDPGEWLLAIKAIRTEGKAGKVWASLAKRLATASAVLLCAIGLAVGTPAQAAPVRSTSATDAQGMQIMSLGNAAYVPKEAQGPKPRIALEPCWSLLYRRPTV
- a CDS encoding GH92 family glycosyl hydrolase; amino-acid sequence: MTTKSKPFGLLLTTCSALTVLSLAACTPRPAGPAPTVAAAGQFHSSFEAGDPQPTLERGESAGGASMRVRLADGPDEAYTARTHVGFTGVHSLQYDGQPRAAAGSARQVLFAVNIPVTPSTELSYRIFPRFIQDDLAYPSTWTAVDLEFDDGSRLSDLGALDQQGFLLSPRGQGESKSLYTQQWNQKASQFGAVAAGKTIKRILLSHDGPAAAKGFGGWVDDIHIGESSPPTSDLRPSDRVLTTRGTNSSGSFSRGNNIPATAMPHGFNFWAPMTDAGSLSWFYEYAKRNDAQNRPRLEALTLTHETSPWMGDRQTFQVMPSMAKGVPPIHRAERALTFTHENEIARPHHYRVRFDNGIVAEVAPTDHAAILRFAFPGDDASLVFDNVDDRGGLTLSPETGELTGYTDTRSGLSNGASRMFVYARFDRPVIASGKLMANDGQKAAPTRRNVAGYYRFDAGAQRSVSMRIATSLISIEQARHNLDLEIAKTDSFDDVRERAQQAWDQKLRVLEVEGASEDQLTTLYSNLYRLFLYPNSAHENVGSNSAPVWRHAVQSDAGKEIAASSTATQTGAVIADGKVYVNNGFWDTYRTAWAAHALFAPEHAGEMVNGFIQHYRDGGWVPRWSSPGYANLMTGTSSDVAFADAWVKGVPGLDAAGLYAAAIKNAAVLPPDEHVGRKGMQEAPFIGYTPSSVGEGLSWALEGYINDYGISNMLAAMAKAPKPILPPERLREESAYYRDRALNYVRMFDPGIGFFQGRAANGAWKSAPGDYDPRVWGHEHDYTETNGWGFAFLVPHDGQGLASLYGGRQGLARKLDEYFASPETAGFPGSYGGVIHEMVEARDVRMGQWGFSNQVAHHVPWMYLYAGQPWRTQEIVRETLARMYIGSEIGQGYPGDEDNGESSAWWLLSAMGFYPLQMGSENLAIGSPLFTRATLHLEGGKTLVINAPQNSAKNVYVAGVTVNGKAWNRTVIPHRLLAQGGQIEFTMSPQPAKWGSDEAALPPSLTQGDSRPAALADVTATGRGSCNVKGGDTCAQLFDDNSLTEALFPASTPVSIAYELKQNSGAKVRYYTLTSGTQGGYPTGWVLEGSSDGTTWKELDRRSGETFEWAHYTRPFQLRTPGSYRHYRLTVTAASKGDQFSLAEIELLGAGQAE
- a CDS encoding carbohydrate kinase family protein codes for the protein MRTLFCFGEALIDFFAEPTSTPGAPRSFHQHAGGAPANVAVAAARLGVPTQFVGALGADMFGNFLLESLQTAGVGIANVVQTDAAPTALAFVALDHHGERSFSFYRPPAADLMFRAEDFPAELFAGAGALHVCSNSLTGEPAAGATLHGMRIARQAGALVSMDLNLRPMLWDAQVDPRPLLWQALELADVVKLARNELEYLAEGTTEQAVLRRLMLAGVRWVVVTDGALPLRWYGADGAGELHTPRVNAIDTTAAGDAFVGGLLFHLVSTGVDAAHLTGFISDRDAVEQALRFAASVGALAVTRKGAFAAMPLLQEVDQLLNETYGGTATHFQGKFR